A genomic region of Bacillus marinisedimentorum contains the following coding sequences:
- the ald gene encoding alanine dehydrogenase, translating to MRIGVPKEIKNNENRIAMTPAGVLTLAGAGHDIYIEKGAGLGSGFTDEQYIEAGAHIVETAKEAWDQEMVMKVKEPLPDEYGYFSEGLILFTYLHLAPEPELTKALVDNKVTGIAYETVQMPNGSLPLLTPMSEVAGRMAAQIGAQFLEKSRGGKGILLGGVPGVKRGRVTVIGGGIVGTNAAKIAMGLGADVTIIDLNPDRLRQLDDIFGSEINTLMSNPLNIAEAVKESDLVIGAVLIPGAKAPRLVTEEMVENMHEGSVIVDVAIDQGGIFETTDRITTHDNPTYEKHGVLHYAVANMPGAVPRTSTIALTNVTVPYALQIASKGYQKACRDNEALLKGINTLNGYVTYEAVAEAHGLEYNDAHSMIE from the coding sequence ATGCGAATTGGAGTACCGAAAGAGATCAAAAATAATGAAAATCGTATTGCCATGACCCCGGCAGGAGTTTTGACACTCGCAGGGGCAGGTCATGATATCTACATCGAAAAAGGGGCCGGACTCGGTTCGGGATTTACAGATGAACAGTATATTGAAGCTGGCGCCCACATTGTAGAAACGGCGAAAGAAGCCTGGGACCAGGAAATGGTCATGAAGGTGAAAGAGCCGCTTCCGGACGAATACGGATATTTCAGTGAAGGCTTGATCTTATTTACATATCTTCATCTTGCACCAGAACCTGAACTGACAAAAGCGCTTGTTGACAACAAAGTGACAGGTATTGCGTATGAAACAGTCCAGATGCCGAATGGTTCGCTCCCGCTCCTGACCCCTATGAGTGAAGTTGCCGGCAGGATGGCAGCGCAAATCGGCGCACAGTTCCTCGAAAAGTCGAGGGGGGGAAAGGGAATCCTCCTAGGCGGTGTGCCAGGTGTGAAACGGGGCCGTGTCACCGTCATCGGCGGAGGAATCGTCGGAACAAATGCGGCGAAAATTGCTATGGGACTAGGTGCAGATGTAACCATCATCGACTTGAACCCTGACCGATTGCGCCAGCTTGATGACATTTTTGGATCGGAAATCAATACACTGATGTCAAACCCGCTGAATATCGCTGAAGCGGTAAAAGAATCGGATCTTGTCATCGGAGCCGTCCTTATTCCAGGGGCTAAAGCACCGCGCCTTGTAACAGAGGAAATGGTGGAAAACATGCACGAAGGTTCGGTCATTGTCGATGTCGCCATCGACCAGGGCGGTATTTTTGAAACGACAGACAGGATCACCACACATGATAACCCGACATATGAAAAGCATGGCGTCCTCCATTATGCAGTTGCCAATATGCCGGGGGCAGTGCCGCGGACATCGACGATCGCCCTTACGAATGTCACGGTTCCTTACGCCCTGCAAATTGCCAGCAAAGGCTATCAGAAAGCGTGTCGTGATAATGAGGCATTGCTCAAGGGAATCAATACATTGAACGGTTATGTAACGTATGAAGCTGTTGCGGAAGCACACGGCCTTGAATACAATGATGCCCATTCAATGATTGAATAA
- a CDS encoding DUF4178 domain-containing protein: MGFFQRLFGKKEEREEIKQRDVFSIKIDDIVSYELEDYQAVGKLVYKDGNFTWTAYQLKGDGRTLWLSAEMDDELELGMYEKIPLKLSGEIPNKLYYDGTEYYLEESGSARVKGEGRGANVDGLIVKYYDFSDKAEESFLSVEDWGGEIEASIGWEIEEYEIKILAAS, translated from the coding sequence GTGGGGTTTTTTCAACGCTTGTTCGGCAAAAAAGAAGAACGGGAAGAAATCAAGCAGCGTGATGTATTTTCAATTAAGATCGATGACATTGTCAGTTATGAGCTCGAAGATTATCAAGCAGTTGGAAAACTTGTCTATAAAGATGGCAACTTCACTTGGACTGCTTATCAGCTTAAAGGCGATGGGCGCACACTATGGCTGAGTGCCGAAATGGATGATGAGCTTGAACTTGGCATGTATGAAAAGATTCCGCTTAAGCTGTCAGGCGAGATCCCGAATAAGCTTTATTATGACGGAACGGAATATTATCTTGAAGAAAGCGGTTCGGCAAGGGTGAAAGGTGAAGGCAGAGGCGCAAATGTGGACGGCCTGATCGTGAAATATTACGATTTCAGCGATAAAGCTGAAGAATCATTCCTATCGGTTGAAGATTGGGGTGGTGAAATCGAAGCAAGCATCGGCTGGGAAATCGAAGAGTATGAAATCAAAATACTGGCTGCAAGTTGA
- a CDS encoding M24 family metallopeptidase translates to MNNRLKRMTEWLKEKNINAAFITSTPNVFYLSGFYSDPHERLLGLLLFPDAEPILVLPAMEKQQAKNAGWDYPMIGYSDIDDPWQLIKDRLDRQNIRPGVLAVEKSHMTVERYEHAAAAFGNPDLVSAEGKLQQLRLIKDEQETAVLREAAKLADYGVEVGTAAIKEGVTEMEILARIEYELKKQGIREMSFSTIVLTGENTAAPHGNPGKNRVKKGDLVLFDLGVVLDGYCSDITRTVAVGDVSAKQREIYETVLRAQEEAVRICRPGTTIGDLDKTARSIITEAGYGDYFTHRIGHGLGIEVHEFPSLNEKNTGILENGMALTIEPGIYLPGTGGVRIEDDIVITANGADILTQYPKELQIVKG, encoded by the coding sequence ATGAATAACAGACTGAAGCGTATGACGGAATGGCTCAAAGAGAAAAACATCAATGCAGCTTTTATAACCTCCACCCCCAATGTTTTTTACTTATCAGGGTTTTATTCCGACCCGCATGAACGGCTGCTTGGCTTGCTCCTCTTTCCTGATGCAGAACCTATTCTTGTCCTGCCGGCTATGGAAAAGCAGCAGGCAAAAAACGCCGGCTGGGATTATCCCATGATCGGCTACAGTGATATTGACGACCCATGGCAGCTTATTAAGGATAGACTGGATCGGCAAAATATCAGGCCGGGTGTGCTTGCAGTTGAGAAAAGCCATATGACTGTGGAACGGTATGAGCATGCAGCCGCAGCATTCGGAAACCCTGATCTTGTTTCGGCAGAAGGGAAACTTCAGCAGCTCCGGCTGATTAAAGATGAACAGGAAACAGCGGTACTCCGAGAAGCTGCAAAACTTGCTGACTACGGGGTTGAAGTCGGCACAGCTGCAATAAAAGAAGGGGTAACCGAAATGGAGATCCTGGCCCGCATCGAATATGAATTGAAGAAGCAGGGAATCCGCGAAATGTCTTTTTCAACCATAGTGCTGACCGGGGAAAATACAGCGGCCCCCCATGGCAATCCGGGAAAGAACCGCGTTAAAAAAGGGGATCTGGTCCTTTTTGATCTCGGTGTTGTCCTTGATGGTTACTGCTCGGATATTACCCGGACAGTTGCCGTCGGTGACGTATCCGCAAAACAGCGGGAAATTTATGAAACGGTATTGCGTGCCCAGGAAGAAGCGGTAAGGATCTGCAGACCGGGTACGACGATAGGCGATCTGGATAAGACAGCCCGCAGCATCATCACGGAAGCAGGTTACGGTGACTATTTCACCCACAGGATCGGACATGGACTCGGCATCGAAGTCCATGAGTTCCCGTCATTGAATGAAAAAAATACCGGCATACTTGAAAACGGGATGGCCCTTACGATTGAACCTGGAATCTACTTGCCTGGAACAGGAGGAGTCCGGATTGAGGACGACATCGTCATAACCGCAAATGGAGCTGACATATTGACGCAATACCCTAAAGAACTGCAAATCGTAAAAGGATAG
- a CDS encoding SDR family oxidoreductase yields the protein MQHAMITAGSKGLGKKVTEALLRKGCSVTVNYRSDVEAVEKLKREFSDVGKRLHFVQGDVTKKEDIERMMNEVKEKFGRIDFLINNAGPYIFERKKLADYSTDEWDEMINGNLSSVFHLVKEAIPLMRKQKFGRIITYGFQGAGTAPGWIYRSAFSAAKVGLVSLTKTIAIEEAEHGITANMICPGNILGEMKEASICDARKMNDGTITPIGRSGTGEDIARTILFLCEQDSDMVTGSIIEVTGALDVVHRYR from the coding sequence ATGCAGCATGCTATGATTACTGCCGGGTCAAAAGGGCTCGGGAAAAAAGTGACCGAAGCATTACTCCGCAAAGGATGTTCAGTAACCGTCAATTACCGAAGCGATGTAGAGGCGGTTGAAAAGTTGAAACGTGAATTTTCCGATGTTGGAAAACGTCTGCACTTTGTGCAGGGAGATGTCACCAAAAAAGAAGATATCGAGCGCATGATGAATGAAGTGAAAGAGAAGTTCGGCCGCATCGACTTTTTGATTAATAATGCAGGCCCATACATATTTGAACGGAAAAAATTGGCCGACTATTCAACAGATGAATGGGATGAAATGATAAACGGCAATTTAAGTTCCGTTTTCCACCTGGTGAAAGAAGCGATTCCATTGATGCGAAAACAGAAATTCGGCCGTATCATCACTTATGGCTTCCAGGGGGCGGGCACCGCTCCCGGCTGGATTTACCGGTCGGCTTTCAGTGCGGCTAAAGTCGGCCTTGTCTCGCTTACAAAGACTATTGCAATCGAAGAAGCGGAACACGGAATCACCGCAAATATGATTTGCCCGGGGAATATCCTTGGTGAAATGAAAGAAGCATCCATTTGTGATGCAAGGAAGATGAATGATGGTACCATCACGCCAATCGGCCGGTCTGGAACAGGTGAGGACATTGCCAGGACTATCCTCTTCTTATGTGAACAAGATTCAGATATGGTAACAGGATCAATCATTGAAGTGACGGGTGCTCTCGATGTCGTCCATCGCTATCGCTAA
- the argH gene encoding argininosuccinate lyase, giving the protein MTKLWGGRFEKSAEEWVDEFGASIPFDRELAVQDITGSLAHVSMLHKTGVLGNEEAETIKQGLHTLLEKAKAGKLEYEVKYEDIHLNIEKLLIDEIGPVGGKLHTGRSRNDQVATDMHLYLREESEEILAGINHLQQALFNQAEKHVETVLPGYTHMQRAQPISFAHHLLAYFWMFQRDKERMGEAKKRINRSPLGAGALAGTTFPIDREYTAEQLGFAGIYENSLDAVSDRDFIVEFLSNASLVMTHLSRFCEELILWSTQEFQFIELDDTFATGSSIMPQKKNPDMAELIRGKTGRVYGHLMGLLTVLKGTPLAYNKDMQEDKEGMFDTVKTLKGSLKIMAGMIETMTVKTGKMANATRQDFSNATELADYLAAKGMPFREAHETVGKIVLYCIKEGVYLADVSMEKYMEVSGLFDEDIYEVLKPETAVARRNSAGGTGFEAVRKQLQQAAASLGFQADQQ; this is encoded by the coding sequence ATGACAAAATTGTGGGGCGGCCGGTTTGAAAAAAGTGCAGAAGAGTGGGTCGACGAATTCGGCGCTTCCATACCGTTTGACCGGGAACTTGCCGTCCAGGATATCACGGGCAGTCTCGCCCATGTCAGCATGCTCCATAAAACGGGTGTGTTGGGAAATGAAGAAGCTGAAACGATCAAGCAGGGTTTGCATACCCTGCTTGAAAAAGCGAAGGCCGGGAAACTGGAATACGAAGTTAAATATGAAGATATCCATCTCAATATCGAGAAACTGCTGATCGATGAAATCGGGCCTGTCGGCGGCAAACTCCATACCGGCAGAAGCCGCAATGATCAGGTGGCAACAGATATGCATCTGTACCTTCGGGAAGAAAGCGAGGAGATCCTTGCAGGTATCAACCATTTACAGCAGGCGTTGTTCAATCAGGCAGAAAAACATGTTGAAACGGTTTTGCCGGGATACACACATATGCAGCGGGCGCAGCCGATTTCATTCGCCCACCATCTGCTCGCCTACTTCTGGATGTTTCAGCGGGATAAAGAGCGAATGGGGGAAGCGAAGAAACGGATTAATCGCTCCCCGCTCGGTGCAGGCGCACTTGCCGGGACAACATTCCCGATTGACCGCGAATACACTGCTGAACAGCTGGGCTTTGCCGGGATTTATGAAAATAGTCTTGATGCGGTGAGTGATCGTGACTTTATAGTGGAGTTCTTAAGCAACGCATCGCTTGTGATGACGCACTTATCCAGATTTTGTGAAGAATTGATTTTGTGGTCGACCCAGGAATTTCAATTCATTGAGCTCGATGATACGTTTGCAACAGGAAGCAGTATCATGCCGCAAAAGAAGAATCCTGATATGGCAGAACTGATCCGCGGGAAGACAGGCAGGGTATATGGCCATTTGATGGGGCTGTTAACCGTTTTGAAAGGCACACCGCTCGCTTACAACAAAGATATGCAGGAAGATAAAGAAGGCATGTTCGACACAGTGAAAACGCTGAAAGGCTCTTTAAAGATCATGGCCGGCATGATTGAGACGATGACGGTGAAAACCGGGAAGATGGCAAACGCCACACGCCAGGATTTTTCCAATGCGACCGAGCTGGCAGATTATCTGGCCGCTAAAGGAATGCCATTCCGCGAGGCGCATGAAACCGTCGGAAAAATAGTGCTTTATTGCATAAAAGAAGGGGTATATCTGGCTGATGTCAGCATGGAAAAATATATGGAGGTGTCAGGGCTTTTTGATGAGGACATTTATGAAGTGCTGAAGCCGGAGACAGCAGTCGCCCGCCGTAACAGTGCAGGGGGGACCGGCTTTGAAGCGGTTCGGAAGCAGCTGCAGCAAGCGGCGGCGAGCCTTGGGTTTCAGGCTGATCAACAATAG
- a CDS encoding universal stress protein, with protein MSLTYNNILVAVDGSKEAECAFKKAVQAAKRNDANLIITHVVDTRTFATVEAYDRQIAEQAEEYAEELLNEYKKEAEEAGLHHVKLHIEYGSPKVKIAKYIAPKFDADLIVAGATGLNAVERFFIGSVSEHITRYAQCDVLIVRNEA; from the coding sequence GTGAGTTTAACGTATAACAATATTCTCGTGGCAGTTGACGGTTCCAAAGAGGCTGAATGTGCTTTTAAGAAGGCGGTGCAGGCCGCAAAGCGCAATGATGCGAATCTGATTATCACCCATGTCGTTGATACTAGGACTTTTGCGACAGTTGAAGCGTACGACCGTCAAATTGCCGAACAGGCTGAAGAATATGCCGAAGAACTTTTGAATGAGTATAAAAAAGAAGCAGAAGAAGCCGGTCTTCATCATGTGAAACTTCATATCGAATACGGGTCCCCAAAAGTGAAAATAGCAAAGTATATCGCACCCAAGTTTGATGCAGACTTGATAGTAGCAGGTGCGACCGGGCTGAATGCGGTTGAACGTTTCTTTATTGGAAGTGTATCGGAACATATTACCCGTTATGCACAATGCGATGTACTGATTGTTAGGAATGAAGCATAA
- a CDS encoding argininosuccinate synthase, with product MNKKVVLAYSGGLDTSVAIKWLQDKGYRVIALCLDVGEGKDLAFIEEKALKVGAEKSIVIDAKKEFADEFALTALQAHALYEEKYPLVSALSRPLISKKLVEVAEQEGAHAVAHGCTGKGNDQVRFEVSILALNPELEIMTPVRDWHWSRDEEINYAKENGIPIPIDLDNPYSIDQNLWGRSNECGVLEDPWQAPPEGAYDLTAPLEMTPDEADVIEIEFEQGVPVSIDGIKKPLDELILELNKTAGKHGVGRIDHVENRLVGIKSREIYETPGALTLLKAHKELEDITLTKETAHFKPIVGQKLSELVYNGLWYSPLREALSAFLKETQKKVSGTVRIKLFKGHAIVEGRKSPYSLYDEKLATYSAEDAFDHEAAKGFIELWGLPTKVYSSLHQKKVKA from the coding sequence TTTGTCTTGACGTAGGTGAAGGGAAAGACCTTGCCTTCATCGAGGAAAAAGCACTGAAAGTCGGCGCGGAAAAGTCGATTGTCATCGATGCGAAAAAGGAATTCGCCGATGAGTTTGCCCTGACAGCTCTGCAGGCCCATGCCCTTTACGAAGAAAAATATCCGCTGGTGTCAGCATTGTCCCGTCCGCTCATTTCAAAAAAACTGGTAGAGGTTGCTGAACAAGAAGGTGCGCACGCTGTCGCCCACGGATGCACCGGCAAAGGGAATGACCAGGTCCGTTTCGAAGTTTCCATCCTGGCTCTGAATCCGGAGCTGGAAATCATGACGCCTGTCAGAGACTGGCATTGGTCCAGAGATGAAGAAATTAATTATGCCAAAGAAAATGGCATTCCGATTCCGATCGACCTTGACAACCCATATTCCATTGATCAGAACTTGTGGGGAAGAAGCAATGAATGCGGCGTTCTGGAAGATCCGTGGCAGGCTCCGCCGGAAGGTGCTTACGATTTGACAGCACCATTGGAAATGACGCCGGATGAAGCAGATGTAATCGAAATTGAATTTGAGCAGGGGGTTCCTGTTTCAATAGATGGAATCAAAAAGCCTCTAGATGAACTGATCCTTGAGCTCAACAAGACAGCGGGGAAGCATGGTGTGGGCCGCATTGACCATGTTGAAAACCGCCTTGTCGGCATCAAATCACGTGAAATCTATGAAACGCCGGGTGCTTTGACGCTTCTGAAGGCGCACAAAGAACTCGAAGATATCACACTTACGAAAGAAACGGCACACTTCAAGCCGATTGTCGGCCAGAAGCTCTCGGAACTCGTTTACAATGGGCTATGGTATTCACCTTTGCGTGAGGCGCTGTCCGCATTCCTCAAAGAAACCCAGAAAAAAGTGTCAGGCACGGTCCGTATCAAGCTGTTCAAAGGGCATGCGATTGTGGAAGGCCGTAAATCCCCGTATTCGCTCTATGATGAAAAGCTTGCGACATACAGCGCTGAAGATGCGTTTGACCATGAAGCAGCCAAAGGTTTCATAGAGCTGTGGGGGCTTCCGACAAAGGTATACAGCAGCCTTCACCAGAAGAAGGTGAAAGCATGA